TGAGGCAAAACAAATGCCTTCTTACGATTAAGCTTCATTTTTTCGTgccttattttgtaaatacaattttaacctCAAATTACATCCAAAATAATGGCAATATTAAACGGCTATACTCTCTTAACATTTAGCAACAAAATCTATTAGCAATGTTACTAAACAAATTTGAGGTTTGTTATTAGATTATTTCTTAAAGTTATAATTTGAGGTTAGAATGTTTGTTACCAAATGAGACAAGTAAAAATCAATAGTTTAGAACATTATCCCAAGTGGTTGTCTTTGTTATTTCAAATGTTACCAAATATCAATGTATGATATCAGTACGTGTATGTATAAGGCCACTGTAAGGCCGTGTGATATTAATGTACGTAGGGTAGGTTCTAGTGAATCAAaagatattaatataattttgtccaatacattttttatttttgaaaaaatcaattttattttaattaagttatattttatagtCATTGTTAGTTTATTTCAGgatcaaaatattaattgtatgtttttaatattagcctaggtttaatttttgtatgttttaatgatatgaaaatacttttataaattataattgcaGTGAAGCGcttattgtatttatatgtacGCGCTTTCAACTTACGTAACTGTGATTTGTGTTGTTCACTATTAAGTTTTATTGTTAATgcataatattttaatgttagtatcGATGTTTTAGCTTCATTATTATGGTAATCTATTATTCATTCAATGAATGTTATTTATTGCTATATTAGCACGCGATGTTTTTGTCCAAATAATTTTGCTTGATTTGtagaaataaattgaaattaagtatatttatgaCAATATCTTCCTTTGGTGTGATTGTATGAACACACTAGAAACTAACGTAAAGGTCtgttcaaagtggtaaaataaaggTATTTTCTAAAAACCCGTTCCTACTTGAAAAACTTGACAATTGTCATCTGACAGTATACATTTTTGGATTGATGAGAGACGATTGATCGTATTTTACGACATATAAACATGGTAACCTACTCCATGATTTGTCTTAAAAGTACACTACCCTATCTTTATGATAAAGTAACCACTGCGGCCTTAACATAAGGTTGAAAAAGCCATTCGTTGGAGGGCAGCCCAGTGCCCTAATTCTCATTATTACAGTTTATTGCGTATGTTCTCAGACTTGATATTGTCAGAAGAAAATTGActtgtaaaaaaatgacaatttgaTCAGACCTCTACGTTGTCAGTCTCGCAAATTGGTAGCTATAAAGTATTAATAcgaacaataataatattaacgtCATGCTATAAGTAGTCTCTTGAAATTGTAAAATCATTTCTGTATCAAATCCTGTAATAACTTTTATGAATCTTCAACTACTTAAGGCCCTACCTGACTTGCCAATAAGGAATCGGTGCGTCATCAATACTGCTACCTGATTGGCTCAGATGTGGAGGTGCGCCTCGCTCCCGCGCTTTCATCCAATGAGGAAGCGTTGCTGGGTACTGTATCTGTCATTCAGGAAAAGCGCCTAACTCTTGCCTGTGGAAACTTCTTGCTTGTTGTTTGTCTTTATTTGTATATAGTAGTTGGAGAATCATCTTTCACCATTGTAGTATAGCTCATTAAACTGTCATGAATTGTACTCGAATACAAGAATATTCGGAACGCTTAACATTTGTTcatataaacgaaataaatatcTTTGCGAAAGTATTTTGTCTTTTATTTCTGGCTCATATCAGAGCATTTTTTTCGTtagattattatatattatgattgAGACCCTGGtgattagggattgcaaaccggattgattttcaatccggccggatccggctggattttggccataatccggccggatccggccggaccggatccggtttggtatagggatatcaaaattaattaaatgacatatttttctagttttttgcgtaatacgtgttcctaaatctataatttgaagttaataaataacttcttaacaataaaataacccttagtagtaaaaagtgtgaccttgtcaatatcacttaaaaacccaaatatgaaatcggtcatttattatatttaactaaactatattatatataactaaaatataaacaagtgctcaaattttcgtttacaattataaatttgattagtttccaaagcccggtaatgggatgtggggtgggaattggaactccttgaaatgacaagttttcgtaactgttccttgattgaattctttgtaacgttgacatccattctagtaagaaaataagatattttactattaaccaaaatgatattaaattttccctcattttttgcccaagaaagtagtagtctgtatgattaaaaaaattaccttttttttatttacagaaaagtatattggtcaaagtATAGGAAATGGAACACGActtacacgacacgacgatctcatgtgaaaaataatagagtgtagaattgaaatccatcgcggaaagggactccttaagaaaagttacatggatcaaataaagaattggctagacgtagagtagcatgtaccattaaggaaattgcataagattggatgaaattgtacctaaatacaaaagattctctctcaaatttgaatagaaaataaacaatattttatcatatatatatataaactcgaaataaactaaagattatcaatgttatcatttcatttcatacattcattttcaatacaaacttacaatcttatattcattcacacatgtaacacatattgattagcccagctctagtcggttgagtactgccgacttaatcctgctcatttgtttacttttaatcccctatcacaacattatgacactcttttcttctctttagcataaattacaaatgccttccatggcatctccatcgtttaatttttccttctattacagtatttatgtaatcgtcgtatcgtgccaccaacatgaaaggcaacttctgttcccagtcatggtcataataactatatttttatttaactaaatttaaacgttttcattcgttttatgctccgttcaagttcatacctctcatccgtcgccttttcctcatctaaaccgcacagtgcgtgctgtatttaggcgttttttttatttgaccggatccggtccggatccggtagctcctgaaaagtgccggatccggccggattaccggatccgccggaccggattgcaatccctactggTGATGCTCTACACCAGGGTCTCAATCATAGGAAGGAAGTATCACAATACAAATCAGTGGTACAGGTCCAATAACATTGAAGTAGGCACGAAACACGAAATCCGACTCGACTACGGTAAAAGGAAGGGTTAAATACGGGTTTAGCAGTATATGTTTAGGTTTGACGAtctgtctggcttagtgggtagtgaccctgcctatgaagccgatggtcccgggttcaaatccaggtaagggcatttatttgtgtgatgagcacggatatttgttacccagtcatgggtgttttctatgtatttaagaatttataaatattagaaataagtaccctcaacacaagccttattgagcttactgtgggctaAGTCCCaccagtcaatttgtgtaataatgtcatataatatttatttattattataggtgTATGTCTGTGTCCCACTATAGGCAACAGCTTTCATTTTTTACTTCTAAAAAAACACCGTTGTCCACGTACATTTTTAAAaaggtaaattttatttgtcaattaaattaatataacgGCTGCCATACCCAGAGATATGTTGACCGACGTAAGAATCACGCCTCCCTCATTTAAATATGAATGGCGTAAGGAACTTAAACCAGTTATTCTTATTGATGATAGCAACTTGCTTGggagatataaataaatggcCACTGCATTCTAAGGACGACAATTACAATTCAAATTGTTGTTGTTTTCAACGTTTGAGATTTTCttaaatatggtatttttaacagTGTTTGTTAGATACTCGATAAATAAATTCACTGTCGAATAATTACTTACACTATATTACAAAACATGGTGCAACTGGTTACCCGTCCTCATCTATCCAGTTTTAccatatttattacttttaatatcATCAAGCCGTTATTCTTAGAACGTTTGAGTGCATATGTTATATCAGACCATCGTTACTATATCAATGCAGCCATTTAGAGAGATAGAGATCTTTATTCGCATACCAGTatgatacataggtacataaaggACCCTGGAAAGGGTGTAGCAAAACATTTATGCGTTTAAATTGGTAAGTAAGGATAATTATTGatgttttagggtcggcaacgtgcatgtatcTAACACCGGCCCTCAGGCCTCAATTGGTAAtagtaaccgcttaccatcagacggttTGCATGCAAATTCCCTATACACTTTTCGCCTCGCTTCTCCAGTTACCCTCCCGGGTAGAAATATTTGTCTCTATTTGAGCTTCCACAGTAAGATAGAAATAAGGTTAAGGCATATATCTACGCGCTACAATAAAtgccgtttaatttttttttatcattttgtcAATTAACAGAggtgtgtttattttaatttcgctgTTACAATCTGTTCTGTTTACCAAGCCCAACGTTGTTTTCGAGATTGCTCGAAGTTATCTTAATAAACCGGGCGTATTAGCATACTCGTAGAAATTATATAGCCCGGCAAGTAAACACCTCGGATACTTGGTGTCGTGCGTTGGATCGCGTAGCGCGGGATTTGTTTTCGGAGAAAATGTCGGATTTGAAGGTAAGTtctctaattttttttctgtatctATGTCTGTAAGTTCCACGTACCATACTTGACAGATTAATCAATGTTATTCTGCAGCAGTaaactatgaaacttcccatacaataataTTTAGCGAACATTTTAACTGGGACAGACGGTTTGAATGTACTGAACATATACTGAAACATTGTcaaggtaggtaggtacgctAATTTTAACTGTTccccattttatttttttaagttattgtaaaatatgtataggtatggaATGTAAAATTTAGTAGTTGTTAACTGTCGTTATCTAACAGAATAATTAATGTGTTCCATACCCTCCTTGGTAGCACTACAGTCATGTACAGCAAATATTAAACTCGTTAATAATCATGTCGTAAAACTAACTGCGATCGTTGCCCctaaaattacctatttttttaagctgttgctgactttattttgttttgtgtcaGTATCTATCTGGCTTCGGCTCCGAGTTCTCATCAGAGGACCCTCGGCGGCCGGGCGCGCTCCCGGAGGGGCGGAACACCCCGCAGCGCTGCGCCTACGGCCTCTACGCTGAGCAGCTCTCGGGCTCCGCCTTCACTGCGCCGAGGAACGACAACAGACGCACCTGGTTTTACAGGTAGCCTAAAGTTAATATAGAAATTATACTATAGATAGCGCTGTTCCATTCCAGCCGAAATTCTAAATCGCGCTATCGATATTTTCTCGAATGTTCGAAATCGAAAATGTTCACATTAGCTCTGATTAACCGCGGCCGGTCATGGCTCCAACATGACACGCTCCAAGttttaaaagttaggtaactaAAGTACAGTTGGTTAGTACTGTTCCGTTGGAGCCAAAATCCTAAATCGCGCAATTCAAGTTTTACTGAAAACATGGATTGTAGCCAATAGTTAAGTATGTGaaaataacattacattatagGTACCCACATAAAAAAAGCAACGGTATTATTTCGAGACTCTTTGTAGCAAAAAATTAAAGCTAACCTTCAGTGTATTGATCAGTGTATTTACAACTGTAttactgtacctacataaaactaATAGAACAATATGTTTCATATTTGCAGGATCCGCCCATCcgttgtgcacaagcccttcaAGCGTCTTGATGTCGCCAAACATCTTACCCACAACTGGGACGAACAGGAGCCTGACCCTAATCAGGTATAAACCACTATACACTACATATTCCAGTATAAGTAATTAGAATTACGTTAATGAGTCTGACCCTTACTGTGCCAGCAAGGGACAGGCGTTAGAACACAGTTAAGGTGATTTTAAGATATCATTAATTTATAGGATTTATAGGCCCCTTCAAATGAAATCTAACGGCTCAAAAATTACTGAATATATTGTTTCAGTCTCGCTGGCTGCCGTTCGACCTACCAACCACCCCAGTGGACTTCGTATCGGGCCTGCACACAGTGTGCGGCGCGGGCGACCCGCGCGCGCGCAACGGACTCGCTATACACGTCTACCTGTGCAACAAGTCTATGGAGCGCAGCGCCTTCTACAGCAGTGATGGAGACCTCCTCATAGGTATGACCTAATATACAACATTAGTGTAGACACAGTAGACCGCgtgccaggaacagatttccatgaccaatcgccacTCGGCTGTAAACTCGTGtaagtggttaacggctagatatgatgaaccctcgtggacgtcagctgccgttacgttggtgggttgagaaaTGGCAGCCAGCGAAACacgaaaaacataaaaaaaaattatcatcgCCTCTCGTttgataggtacttatatagTCAAATGAtggttcagatgctattgttcatttaaaaaatcaagtaaacgcctgaaaagccatcaactgattacgcaatttacacattacgcatactttgccgccggatccctttgtttgacataattattaaaagtcataatgtaatgatagtcatattatcattagtcataattctgaaatcgttaacttttcaggaatttccttaggttatcctatagataggttaggtttgttttatggcaatcctgaaaagttacgcgtttctgcgaaaaaccaaattatgtctaacgaaaatgcgggcaaacaatacattatgacttaaaactttatgggaaaaataatgtggtaaggcgcatattttttacatgttcattttacagctgacagTCATTCCActgcgatagaaccggctgacggtttttttagtttagaacAGCATCTAAATCTGAcgaagtatcagccgggaggcgatgactgacgaaatatgctcctggcccgcggtctacaGGGTGCACAGCCAGGGGCCAGCCAAGATTACGccaagcgaaaaaaaatgaatCGAGaagacagatgctacgaaaaatcacgtgactatttccatgcTTCATAGTTTCGAttagcgttttctatcaacgattgacACGTTGACTAGGTAGTGGTTCGTTTCGAGCCTGCACAcacaaaatgtcaaggtcagacagccaaaatgtatgaaacaccCAATTTGTTTTCGTGATTCCGGgtttggttccatagtaaaagttgctcagaatgacctataaattattgcaggtgactaaataaacaccctgtataatcaCTGTCCTAATGTActcatacctacataatattattattaagacaaATACGTCGAAATAAACCtgtctaacctaacctgcatCTATCTACGTAGGTACAGCCGCTTTAAaaagaattttaaaaattaccaatgttttagtacaaaaatataaatcgtCGGAAATTAAATGTACAAATAACATGCGTTTacgtattgttatttacttagTTTTAATTCGTACTTGCGTATGGTctggtaattaaaaatatacatactgtTTTAtggaaattaaaatacatttaatcattataaaacttataattattacattaatacgaaaaaaaaacttcttgtCGGTAAATGCAAAACATACTATTAAGTAAACATACATACTCGTTTTACAAGTATAGTCTCTAGTCATATCATACATGTCAACTGAACTGACcctaatatctaaataaattttgaatttatataataaaattcttagTTAAAACAtaagattttataaaatacaaatggaataaaaaaaaaacatttttttaacagcaaaaggttatttattaaactataGATATTTATAGTCTATTTAGTATATGGCACACACATACCTACAAgacaaattcaaataataattaaaagcaaTTGTGAAAATCTCCTATAATTCCATCATATCAAAGTCCACATACGAAATTACCCGATATTCAGTAAGTAGATATTAACCGAAAACACTTAACATAACTGTAATTAAGTACTTACGTAGGTAGAACATAACGTGATGTATGaatcctgagggcctaccgcgaacaccgaagttcggcGGGCATCATTCTCTTTCACTTCAATTAAGGCgttattagagtgacagagaaagatgacCTGCAACTtgtgaacttcggtgttcgcggtaggccctctggtgacGTCTCGGAGCCGCAGCGCACTTTACGTCAACGTGAACAACAGGAGCAGTGGCACGAACAGTACAACGGCCCCCGGTCCTACTCTGGTAGCCCAGTTGCACAAGTCGCCCGCACAGGCATCGCACGTTTCTATGTTTCCCCCTGTTGCATTTGCAGGGTTAGAACCCATACAAGAAGTCTCAGTGAGGTTGGGAAACCCTGACGCACATGTCCGCATCACGACCGGCGCCTTTCCTAAAACTGtcaaacaaaaaagtaaaaaaaagaatcGACTTCACAATAAACCATTGAGCCAGCATTTTCTGGTCTTCATCAGTAGGTCAACTGCACAAAATATCGGTTTCCGAGAGCAAAATGCATAAGCTAATAAAACTCGTTATAGGTGTGCCCTCGAAGTGTTCCCTTGATTTCTCCAGGATCACATCCTTACACCCTGACCTCCCCTCAACTACGAGTACGTAGCTCCCCCCAGGGGTCCAAATATGTCACCCAAAAAACaccttaaaattttaaattaaaatcgaaTGCACACAGTCTCAAACAGAATCAAACCTCGATTCTAAgcttaaaatttcaaataagtatcttttaatagtagtttatgtgactgctatcATATAATACACTCACTCATACACTCGCTTTCAGCTCGTTTCATAATCCCACACCCGTATGCCtaattatacagggtgtttatttagtaatCTGCGTTAATACTTTGTTTTGAATATATaggtgcaacttttactatggaatcaaccccgaaatcgcaaaaaatactctcccatagaaaatgtcaaggtcagacagcccaaatgtatgaaacagcaaattttttttggctttttcggggttggtcccacagtaaaagttgctcagcatgacctatatgtatattcaccccgtaaattattgcaggtgactaaataaacacaaccTGCATACCTACAGTTAGTACATACACAGCTTTatctacataggtacattataaGCTCAGACTGAGTAGAAGACttagggctgatttagacggtgcgagtactcgcatgcgagtttcattacattgcggtatttgatcggtcggccgaattggttgtgacctcaatagtccgcaatgtaactaaaatcgcatgcgagttcgcgtgccaTCTAAATCAGCCCTTAGAGTATTTAACCAActactggagacgccttgtctgtaattttttgtacaaaacagtttgccgggggaggggcacgtcaaatgtatggctatttgtacgtaacaaatagccatgtcagataaacgtcagtccatatatggaaggtggagataagtccatacaataagtacctatgatgtgagtatgaccattggccgaggttttccacagaggggtaagctcttaacgGTTTGATGCTCTAAGCCAGAAGACGAACGGTATAAATACTATCAATACGTACATTGATATTAGTCATCCGTCTCCCGTTCTTGTTGACAGTTGACATTATGATAAAAACTTACTTTTTCCAGTCAGTTTTAGGCAGAGAAGTTCCAATCCAGGGCCAAGTTTATTTGCGTGTTCAGTTCCATTAGGCAGTAGCTCTAGAACGTGTGCACCTTCGCAATCCCTCGTGAACACCATATAGTCATCTCTTACGTCAGCGGATCCGAGAAAAGGGTCGGCGCATCCGTCGCCACCACCATTGGAGTTACACGTCCAACATCTGAGGGCTTCCCCTGGAAGTATAGAGATTTCCTTATGTACttggggttaggttaggttgtaTTTAAATAGGCAGGTATATACTTATTAGAGATGCTTCGAATAATCGgaaactattcggtattcggccaagcaAATCTAGCGTAGcctatgataaaaataaaaaatcggccaagagcatgtagGGCCATGCTCAATGCAGGGTACCGTAGTTCTAGTTACCaataccattctgtcagaataaggGCCTTGGAGcacacatattatttatttcggaGCGATGATTTCCGAAAACaattactttatcaaaaaatggttgttttagacccttattcattttatatctatcattattcatttaatacctatccaacgatatcccac
This Cydia pomonella isolate Wapato2018A chromosome 16, ilCydPomo1, whole genome shotgun sequence DNA region includes the following protein-coding sequences:
- the LOC133526524 gene encoding uncharacterized protein LOC133526524, giving the protein MDSIRFLLVLTIAVLIVQNGEALRCWTCNSNGGGDGCADPFLGSADVRDDYMVFTRDCEGAHVLELLPNGTEHANKLGPGLELLCLKLTGKILGKAPVVMRTCASGFPNLTETSCMGSNPANATGGNIETCDACAGDLCNWATRVGPGAVVLFVPLLLLFTLT